The Malus domestica chromosome 06, GDT2T_hap1 genome has a segment encoding these proteins:
- the LOC103436847 gene encoding uncharacterized protein, which translates to MQRQSLGGSPSKLHQAHGGPKDQTLTVDDSPNRIKDLLAFSTTASSSSSISAAYEDDEDHKASKPHRLSSPPSIAPHKSIHVIPVLTLLCFLILFLFSHVPSQSDLAQFNGFTKLPGSAKRVVSADSEIDGIGRFIDIRKSDVLAIRSLRNLQDTQTENLVPRSRSHRKIADF; encoded by the exons ATGCAAAGACAGTCACTGGGCGGCTCGCCGTCGAAGCTCCACCAGGCCCACGGCGGACCCAAGGACCAGACTCTCACCGTCGATGACTCCCCCAACCGCATTAAGGATCTTTTAGCCTTTTCCACCaccgcctcctcctcctcttcaatcTCTGCAGCCTATGAAGACGACGAGGACCATAAAGCATCGAAGCCTCACCGTCTGTCATCACCGCCGTCCATTGCACCGCACAAATCCATCCACGTCATCCCCGTCCTCACCCTCCTCTgcttcctcatcctcttcctcttctcccACGTCCCCTCCCAATCAG ATTTGGCTCAGTTCAATGGCTTCACTAAACTGCCTGGATCGGCGAAGCGCGTTG ttTCTGCCGACAGCGAAATCGACGGCATCGGGCGATTTATTGACATCCGGAAGAGCGATGTTTTGGCGATCCGCAGCCTGAGGAATTTGCAGGACACTCAAACCGAAAACCTCGTCCCCAGATCTCGCTCTCACCGAAAAATCGCCGATTTTTAA